A genome region from Labilibaculum antarcticum includes the following:
- a CDS encoding winged helix-turn-helix domain-containing protein gives MKELLKDLNKAFENRIRLGIMSALVVNDYLDFNALKNLLGVTDGNLASHLKSLEKSEYIRVQKEFLDRKPNTKYSASDEGKLAFIKHIKAIEQLLK, from the coding sequence GTGAAGGAACTACTTAAAGATTTAAATAAAGCTTTTGAAAACCGAATTCGACTAGGAATCATGTCGGCTTTGGTGGTTAACGACTACCTCGATTTTAACGCCCTTAAAAACCTATTGGGCGTTACCGACGGTAACTTGGCGAGCCATTTAAAGTCGCTTGAAAAAAGCGAGTACATTCGTGTGCAAAAAGAGTTCCTCGATCGAAAACCCAACACTAAATATTCTGCTTCGGATGAAGGCAAATTGGCCTTTATCAAACACATAAAGGCCATAGAGCAATTGCTTAAATAA